A portion of the Syngnathoides biaculeatus isolate LvHL_M chromosome 7, ASM1980259v1, whole genome shotgun sequence genome contains these proteins:
- the LOC133503907 gene encoding uncharacterized protein LOC133503907 encodes MAQARVKTRVYWEIKFPDIPHCTRRRRAWYDTLLGGMGTLYGVAHAADNEVTRTMLSNTGQHASEAIHQVGVWLPKALIGQLENKGVWKKAFTWELKLWNETYDALKNLSHISNWTTCALQMIHAEAQKERFQRIMTTGNYHEWRQVWNISSKLWLQLHSERTKCNSTYCAGYWTQYNVSTVKTICKYQVLPVITTSGFWFLLDGEWMDVGTNTTYEMKMCDETDRGMACTLQQGHSNPCLTDSEAVLCDWTREPRREMLWQIGPHALCVATMQNNSQVPSVPFVGCLYNVHLWHWGNQTYRLTNYLSLERFKCALEQSTEVQKIIHTSNISKLMVSTLVASGPVQHAAKIVQQSSAHHWWDIFSGMSVTAKRTLVHPLILLVIVIVLLSLCNLLMCINVRRIRAEVEWVIMQRMR; translated from the coding sequence ATGGCACAAGCCAGGGTTAAAACCCGAGTgtactgggaaataaaattccccGATATACCACACTGTACACGAAGACGTAGAGCTTGGTATGATACTCTCTTAGGAGGAATGGGAACACTGTATGGTGTAGCTCATGCTGCAGATAATGAAGTAACCAGAACAATGTTATCTAACACAGGGCAACATGCATCAGAGGCTATACATCAGGTCGGGGTATGGCTTCCAAAAGCTTTGATAGGGCAATTGGAAAACAAAGGTGTTtggaaaaaggcatttacatgggagttaaaattatggaatgaaacGTATGATGCGTTAAAGAATCTATCACATATAAGTAATTGGACAACCTGTGCATTGCAAATGATACATGCGGAAGCTCAAAAAGAGCGATTCCAGAGAATAATGACAACGGGAAATTACCACGAATGGAGACAGGTTTGGAATATTAGTAGCAAACTTTGGTTACAGTTACACTCGGAgcgaacaaaatgcaacagtacATATTGTGCTGGGTATTGGACTCAGTACAATGTGTCTACTGTTAAAACGATATGTAAGTATCAAGTATTACCGGTGATTACTACCTCAGGATTTTGGTTTCTACTGGATggagagtggatggatgtgggaacaaatacgacttatgagatgaaaatgtgtgacgaaacagacagaggaatggcgtgtacattacaacagggacacagcaatccatgtttaaccgactcagaggctgtactttgtgattggactaggGAGCCACGAAGGGAGATGTTGTGGCAAATCGGACCACATGCTCTATGTgtggcaacaatgcaaaataattcacaagtaccatcggttcctttcgttggttgcttatataatgtgcacctatggcattggggaaaccagacgtatcgtttgacgaattacctctcactggagcgtttcaaatgcgcattggaacaatccactgaagttcagaaaattatacaTACGTCTAACATCTCCAAGCTCATGGTGTCCACATTAGTAGCCAGCGGACCGGTACAACATGCTGCTAAAATAGTACAACAGTCCTCAGCCCATCACTGGTGGGACATCTTTTCAGGGATGTCAGTCACTGCTAAGAGGACTTTGGTGCACCCTCTGATTCTGTTGGTTATTGTAATAGTATTGCTATCACTATGTAATCTGCTAATGTGTATCAACGTAAGACGTATCCGAGCTGAAGTGGAGTGGGTGATTATGCAACGCATGAGATGA
- the LOC133503446 gene encoding uncharacterized protein LOC133503446 yields MENFSCIQGDAWDITSTHIYTAREGVAASCSLTPDQMTWFKMQEELVPHISLALSPGHVARQLVPMVKRLTQMTDWDDTPLPNIQIFKSADAYRFIVPDAPPTTHMNILEHKTLTREHGRDYSDHDNVESMLNEQPKLVWSFRPFDFGNCTKTSDIKITAFPGYHVYRAQYYWPAPANQGMEDTLTGLWNSGVLETSTSSWCTPLSPVLKADGKTYRMAHDLRAVNHVTTTPLLPGLDPHRMFSTITPDLKYFTAIYLANAFFCVPLALKCRHLFAFRYQGHNLQYTRLPQGFKNSLGIFNQCLTSLLQDLDLPDRCECHDPAASA; encoded by the coding sequence ATGGAAAACTTTTCatgcatacaaggtgatgcttgggacattacatccacacatatatacacagcaAGGGAGGGTGTAGcggcatcctgctctcttacaccagatcaaatgacatggttcaaaatgcaggaagagttagtaccccacatttcacttgctctgtctccaggacacgTAGCCCGGCAGCTGGTACCTATGGTGaaacgactgactcaaatgactgactgggatgacacaccactccctaacaTACAGATCTTCAAATCTGCAGATGCATACCGCTTCATTGTTCCTGACGCACCTCCGACAACTCATATGAACATATTAGAACATAAGACCCTAACTCGAGAACATggacgtgactactctgaccatgacAACGTCGAGTCAATGTTAAACGAACAGCCTAAATTAGTTTGGTCCTTTCGACCCTTTGATTTTGGAAATTGTACTAAGACATCAGATATTAAAATCACTGCTTTTCCAGGATATCATGTTTACAGAGCTCAATATTATTGGCCAGCGCctgctaaccaggggatggaggacactctcactggcctgtggaattctggagtcctggaaacatccacctcctcgtggtgtacaccactcagcccagttttaaaagcagatggtaaaACTTATCGTATGGCAcatgatttgagagccgttAATCACGTaacgaccacaccattgttacctgGACTCGACCCCCACAGAATGTTTTCTACCATCACACcggatttgaaatacttcacagccATTTATTTGGctaatgcattcttctgtgtcccacttgcaCTTaagtgtagacacttgtttgcattcagatatcagggacacaatttgcaatacaccaggttgccacaaggcttcaaaaattctcttggaatttttaatcaatgtttgacaTCATTGCTCCAGGATCTTGATCTCCCAGACAGATGtgaatgtcatgatcctgccgcttcagcatga